A stretch of the Deltaproteobacteria bacterium genome encodes the following:
- a CDS encoding RlmE family RNA methyltransferase — translation MSHYERQDHYYRKAKAQGLPSRASFKIEELLKRYPLVKPNFWVMDLGAAPGGWTVFLTKCVGNLGCVIACDLEPLSQTKPTNLEFIQGDLTHPSIEQKINQYLGTRKIDSIFSDMSPKLSGIQFKDAFLSFELASLAFRYAQKYLKKGGSLVFKIFPGKESDEFCKQLKTHFEKVHIIRPKATRTTSREQYVVCLNFI, via the coding sequence ATGTCTCATTATGAACGCCAAGACCATTACTACCGAAAGGCCAAAGCACAAGGCCTCCCCAGCCGAGCCAGTTTTAAGATTGAGGAGCTCTTAAAAAGGTATCCCCTGGTTAAACCTAACTTTTGGGTGATGGACCTGGGAGCCGCCCCGGGGGGCTGGACCGTCTTTTTAACCAAGTGCGTTGGAAATCTCGGTTGCGTGATCGCCTGCGATCTAGAACCCTTGTCACAAACTAAACCAACCAATTTAGAATTTATTCAAGGCGACCTCACCCACCCCAGCATCGAACAAAAAATAAACCAATATTTGGGCACAAGAAAAATAGATTCTATATTTTCAGACATGTCACCCAAACTATCCGGCATTCAATTTAAAGACGCCTTTTTGTCATTTGAATTAGCATCACTCGCTTTCCGCTACGCCCAAAAATATTTAAAAAAAGGCGGCTCACTCGTTTTTAAAATTTTCCCAGGAAAAGAAAGCGACGAATTTTGCAAACAACTCAAAACCCATTTTGAAAAAGTCCACATTATACGCCCCAAAGCCACCCGCACCACCAGCCGTGAACAATATGTGGTATGTTTGAATTTTATCTGA